A DNA window from Canis lupus dingo isolate Sandy chromosome 2, ASM325472v2, whole genome shotgun sequence contains the following coding sequences:
- the RNF186 gene encoding E3 ubiquitin-protein ligase RNF186 has translation MTDGCCHQAPDEAEREAETPGPRPGCIQVPAAPADTPWQCPGPEPPRPADAVPGMACAEVPQPPAPRQPQPVSAKATTATEASDPAGDHCASADGDLECLVCREPYSYIRPPKLLGCQHSFCAVCLKLLLCVQDNTWSIVCPLCRKATAVPGGLICSLRNHEAVVGRLVRPCPEVRLCPQGLADPASVAAGCPSSVGEDGQDAESANRVAARRLAAHLLLLLGLIILILPFIYPGIMRWVFAVVISLALLMSSLFCCHPSSQGGCRPAPRTLFCRGRKHSEISSIA, from the coding sequence ATGACAGACGGCTGTTGTCACCAGGCGCCTGACGAGGCCGAGAGGGAGGCTGAGACGCCCGGCCCGAGGCCAGGCTGCATCCAGGTCCCAGCAGCGCCTGCGGACACCCCCTGGCAATGCCCAGGCCCTGAGCCACCGCGGCCCGCTGACGCCGTGCCCGGAATGGCCTGTGCCGAGGTCCCCCAGCCGCCAGCCCCACGGCAGCCCCAGCCCGTCTCTGCAAAGGCCACCACTGCCACCGAGGCCTCGGACCCTGCCGGGGACCACTGCGCCTCCGCGGATGGCGACCTGGAGTGCCTGGTGTGCCGGGAGCCCTACAGCTACATCCGGCCCCCCAAGCTGCTGGGCTGCCAGCACTCCTTCTGCGCCGTCTGCCTGAAGCTCCTGCTGTGCGTCCAGGACAACACCTGGTCCATCGTCTGCCCGCTGTGCCGCAAGGCTACCGCGGTCCCCGGCGGCCTCATCTGCAGCCTGCGCAACCACGAGGCCGTGGTGGGGCGGCTGGTCCGGCCGTGCCCGGAGGTGCGGCTCTGTCCTCAGGGACTAGCAGATCCTGCCAGCGTGGCAGCAGGGTGCCCCAGCTCGGTGGGCGAGGACGGACAGGATGCGGAAAGTGCCAACCGCGTGGCGGCCCGGCGCCTGGCAGCACACTTGCTCCTGCTGCTCGGGCTCATCATCCTCATCCTGCCCTTCATCTACCCGGGCATCATGCGGTGGGTGTTTGCCGTCGTTATCTCCTTGGCCCTGCTAATGTCCTCCCTCTTCTGCTGTCACCCCAGCAGCCAGGGCGGCTGCCGGCCGGCCCCCAGGACTCTCTTCTGCAGAGGACGGAAACACAGCGAGATCTCTTCCATCGCCTGA